A region of the Vibrio tubiashii genome:
GGGTTGCTGATTCCGAACAGCTGATTCAGTGATGTCTTACTGCCCCAAGCGTAGTTTTGAATCACGTTCTTCATTGGAAAGAAGGCTTGGCGCGGCTCCAAGTCAAGGTTTTCAGTCTGGTCAAAAGCAGGAACCGCTGTGGTTGAAGTGTACTGTTCACTGGCAACAGACGTTGTAAGTTCTGGCATTGCATTCACCATAGGGAAAGAGTGGCTTGAGGGAGCTCAAGCCACTTGGCGTTAAAGGAGAAGGGTTAAGCTGCTGCGGTAACCAGCTTTTCTTTGCGTAGTTTTTTAAGCGTGATACACGTCAGTGCGGTGACAGCAGTACCAGCCGCCATGCTCACGAGTGCAAGAAGCGGGTAGTTCATTGCACCAAGAAGCGCGACGACCGGACCGCCGTGTGCGACGCTGTTTGTGATGCCAAACGAGAACGCCATAACAGCGGCGACCATAGAGCCAAGAACGTTGGCTGGGATGACCGACATGGGATCTTGAGCTGCAAATGGAATCGCGCCTTCAGAGATACCAACTAAGCCCATTGCGCCAGCTGCTTTACCTGCTTCAATTTCTGAGGATTCGAACAGCTCGAATTTACGGCCCAGAGCAGTCGCCAATGCCATACCAAGAGGTGCGACAGGGATTGCACAAGCCATCGCACCCATAAACTGAGTTTGACCACTGGCAATCATGCCGACAGAGAATAGGAACGCGACTTTGTTGAAAGGGCCACCCATGTCAAAGCCAGCCATGCCACCTAATACAATGCCAAGCAATACAACGTTACCCGTGCTCATTGAGGTTAGAAGTGCAGTTAAGCTATCCATCAGTCCGGCAATCGGCGCGCCAATAACAAAGATGAATAAGCCAGCAATAAATAGCGAGCCAGTGATAGGAGCGATCATGATAGGCACAAGTGGTTGGATAAACTTGTGGTAGTTGATCGAGGTGACCCATTTAACGAAGTAGCCGACAAGTAAGCCTGCAACAATCGCTCCGATGAATCCAGTTCCGGCTTCTGCGCCATAGAAAGAGCCATTATTGGCAATCCAGCCACCGATAAGACCTGGAGCAAGAGCTGGACGGTCTGCAATAGCGTATGCAATATAGCCGGCAAGAATCGGGATCATTAACGTAAAGGCGACCACACCCACTTCTAGGATTTGGTTCCACATGCTGCCGGCAGGAATCGCCATACCGGATTCAGTTGGCTCACCGCCTATTGCTAGGGCTAGCGCAATCAATAGGCCGCCAGTGACAACAAATGGGATCATGTGAGACACGCCATTCATCAAAAAGCGGTACAAGTCAGAGCGAGCCTGAGATGCTTTATCTGCGACAGAAGATTCATTGGTTTGAGCGTCAGCGTGATAAGTCGGCGCATCTAACGCCTGTGTGATCAAGCCCTGTGCATCTTTAATCGGTGCTTTTACATTGGTTTTTACAACGCGTTTCCCTGCA
Encoded here:
- a CDS encoding PTS fructose transporter subunit IIABC, which produces MITKLINENLIALDLKAQSKEEVFHELIEVLYSQGRITDKQQFLADIKAREELGNTGFEEGVALPHAKSAAVIEPAVVIGVHRTGIDYGAEDGLPSKLFFMIASPDGGDNHHIEVLAELSSKLIEEGFIERFLNATSNQHALELLLKKQTQDDVVSDTSNGFVIGVTGCPAGVAHTYLAAEALEKGAAKLGYEIKVETNGSIGVKNSPTAEEIARAEAIIVACDKQVDMARFAGKRVVKTNVKAPIKDAQGLITQALDAPTYHADAQTNESSVADKASQARSDLYRFLMNGVSHMIPFVVTGGLLIALALAIGGEPTESGMAIPAGSMWNQILEVGVVAFTLMIPILAGYIAYAIADRPALAPGLIGGWIANNGSFYGAEAGTGFIGAIVAGLLVGYFVKWVTSINYHKFIQPLVPIMIAPITGSLFIAGLFIFVIGAPIAGLMDSLTALLTSMSTGNVVLLGIVLGGMAGFDMGGPFNKVAFLFSVGMIASGQTQFMGAMACAIPVAPLGMALATALGRKFELFESSEIEAGKAAGAMGLVGISEGAIPFAAQDPMSVIPANVLGSMVAAVMAFSFGITNSVAHGGPVVALLGAMNYPLLALVSMAAGTAVTALTCITLKKLRKEKLVTAAA